A genomic segment from Chitinophaga niabensis encodes:
- a CDS encoding tetratricopeptide repeat protein, giving the protein MNPINELLEKARKLNEDKRYKDVIDLLTVTLLASYDNPELSAEKARAHLKLGETKLFFIIADKLRSQKPELSEELYNEAIKHYNSIVNAAPDKGGIYHSIGVAYQRLKQFETSIEYFDKVIKIKPTAIAYHGLGYGYKELEQVDNAILFYNKAIDLDAGLTEAYLSLGIIYKELEQYDKCIYYYSKAIEVNPDYDSSYYNRALAYNAREEYRKALADYEKYVELTKDSPDYFTTLAQSKIIELEKLIDNPDAININELINSIKKLLLFNDTTVTHYTSLSGAKALVLDNSPFRISEGAYLNDTSEGRELFNYLSFHVKSKTYHDTIAEPFAIKPFIGSFVAENKHNDLTLWRMYGKEAKEEAKGCAITFRKDEFLDNLKKKLTSDRKNPLTVNSDEEFSFYRVAYYSNDQKDKFVIPGASEQDEEALNKYMEDLAFNIQGFNKNKPDLNSTQHILKMLNEIAYLFKSAAYQYEHELRLVVNGIGIDKMILKDFTPPKVFIELINIDSVLKKITLGPKVERADEWAAAFFYKLDKDGHHPEILISHLPFK; this is encoded by the coding sequence ATGAACCCCATAAATGAATTGCTGGAAAAAGCACGGAAGTTAAATGAGGATAAAAGGTATAAGGATGTAATTGATCTCCTTACTGTAACGTTACTTGCATCCTACGATAACCCGGAGCTTTCCGCAGAAAAGGCCAGGGCGCATCTTAAACTGGGAGAAACTAAGCTCTTTTTTATAATAGCAGACAAACTGAGATCTCAGAAACCGGAGTTGTCAGAGGAACTGTACAATGAGGCCATTAAACACTACAACAGTATTGTTAATGCAGCGCCGGACAAAGGAGGCATCTATCATTCTATTGGTGTAGCTTATCAAAGGCTTAAGCAATTTGAAACATCCATTGAATACTTTGATAAAGTAATTAAGATCAAACCAACTGCCATCGCCTACCATGGGCTGGGATATGGTTATAAAGAACTGGAACAGGTTGATAACGCTATTCTCTTCTACAATAAAGCGATTGATCTGGATGCGGGCCTTACGGAGGCTTATCTCAGTTTAGGAATTATTTATAAGGAACTTGAGCAATACGATAAATGCATTTATTACTATTCCAAAGCTATTGAGGTAAACCCGGATTATGATAGTTCGTATTATAACAGGGCCTTAGCATACAATGCAAGGGAAGAATACAGGAAAGCATTGGCTGATTATGAAAAGTATGTAGAACTGACCAAGGATTCTCCTGATTATTTTACCACATTAGCCCAATCCAAGATCATTGAATTAGAGAAGTTAATAGACAACCCGGACGCTATTAATATTAACGAACTGATCAACAGTATCAAGAAACTCCTTTTATTCAATGATACAACTGTTACGCATTACACCAGCCTTTCCGGTGCAAAGGCTTTGGTTTTGGATAACAGCCCGTTCAGGATCTCTGAAGGCGCCTATCTCAACGATACTTCAGAAGGCCGTGAACTTTTTAACTATTTGTCGTTTCACGTAAAATCAAAAACCTATCACGATACCATTGCAGAGCCTTTTGCTATAAAACCCTTTATTGGAAGTTTTGTGGCGGAGAATAAACATAATGATCTTACCTTATGGCGGATGTATGGAAAGGAAGCAAAAGAAGAAGCAAAAGGATGTGCTATCACATTCAGAAAGGATGAGTTCCTGGATAACCTGAAAAAGAAGCTGACTTCAGACCGTAAGAATCCGCTTACTGTGAACAGCGATGAAGAGTTTAGTTTTTACAGGGTAGCATATTACAGCAATGATCAAAAAGATAAGTTTGTGATCCCAGGGGCTTCAGAACAGGATGAAGAAGCATTGAATAAATATATGGAAGACCTGGCTTTTAACATACAGGGTTTTAATAAGAATAAACCAGATCTGAACAGTACCCAGCACATACTTAAAATGCTGAACGAAATAGCTTATCTGTTCAAAAGCGCAGCCTACCAGTATGAGCATGAATTAAGACTGGTTGTAAACGGAATTGGTATTGATAAAATGATCCTGAAGGACTTTACACCACCTAAAGTATTTATAGAACTGATAAACATCGATTCCGTTCTGAAAAAGATCACGCTTGGTCCCAAGGTAGAAAGGGCAGATGAATGGGCGGCGGCCTTCTTTTATAAATTAGATAAAGATGGTCATCATCCTGAGATCCTGATCTCTCACCTTCCCTTCAAATAA
- a CDS encoding winged helix-turn-helix transcriptional regulator: MKEEILIYPPALCPFALTVQIIGGKWKPLILHLVSSGANRFSLLEKHLPGISRKMLANQLREMEKDGLLTREIFAEVPPRVEYSLTEMGTSLLIAVEPMLKWGEKYLTPQYKRHTALHS; encoded by the coding sequence ATGAAAGAAGAGATCCTGATATATCCGCCGGCATTATGCCCTTTTGCCCTCACTGTGCAGATCATCGGCGGGAAATGGAAACCATTGATCCTCCACCTGGTATCCAGTGGAGCCAACAGGTTCAGCCTGCTGGAAAAACACCTCCCCGGTATCAGCCGGAAAATGCTGGCAAATCAATTACGGGAAATGGAAAAGGATGGATTGCTCACCCGCGAGATCTTTGCGGAAGTACCGCCAAGGGTGGAATATAGTTTAACAGAAATGGGTACATCCCTGCTGATAGCTGTTGAGCCAATGCTGAAATGGGGAGAGAAATATTTAACGCCGCAGTATAAGCGTCATACAGCACTACATAGTTAA
- the trhA gene encoding PAQR family membrane homeostasis protein TrhA codes for MILQQTKYNRKQEIVNGLVHAFGIVFGLSALPVLTGIAATHGNTPGIVGAGIYSFCFILLFTCSTVYHLSQEPAVKKLFLVFDHISIYFLIAGTYTPFLLVYMNNAFGITLLSVLWGLTAVGIFFKTWFTGKFDIISTIIYLLMGWILVVGGRRFFTTLPVSVITLLCIGGALYSIGVYFYIRDKRTYTHAIWHGLVLAAAVCHYVAVLLTM; via the coding sequence ATGATACTGCAGCAAACTAAATATAACCGGAAACAGGAGATCGTAAACGGACTGGTACATGCTTTTGGGATCGTATTCGGACTAAGCGCCCTCCCGGTATTAACAGGTATTGCTGCCACACATGGTAATACACCGGGTATTGTGGGAGCAGGCATCTACAGTTTTTGTTTCATCCTGCTTTTCACCTGTTCCACGGTCTATCATCTCTCGCAGGAACCAGCTGTAAAGAAGTTGTTCCTCGTCTTTGATCATATCAGTATCTACTTCCTTATTGCAGGTACTTACACCCCTTTCCTGCTGGTATATATGAATAATGCCTTCGGTATAACACTGCTTTCTGTATTATGGGGATTAACGGCAGTGGGCATCTTTTTCAAAACATGGTTTACGGGCAAATTTGATATCATCTCTACCATTATCTACCTGCTTATGGGCTGGATACTGGTTGTAGGCGGAAGAAGGTTCTTTACAACGCTGCCTGTTTCTGTGATCACGTTGTTATGCATTGGTGGTGCCTTATATTCTATCGGTGTGTATTTTTACATCCGTGATAAACGCACTTATACACATGCGATATGGCATGGCCTGGTATTGGCAGCAGCTGTGTGCCATTATGTAGCAGTGCTTTTAACTATGTAG
- a CDS encoding LysR substrate-binding domain-containing protein, producing the protein MLSTRHEVFMEVAHQKSFSKASQVLFISQPAVSNHIKGLEEQYKTKLFERKGLQIELTEAGHLLYNRLLAVRLIQKETEFDISVMHDKQQATGILNLGASTTAALYILPRVMSAFHREYPQVDISLLNRNSEIVLQALLDKEINIGVTEEKGKLTNITYQPFVKDQIVAVCSQDNPLARKKTYSLKELLNMSVAIRERGSGTLEAIKKGLAKSRIRLNDLKINIKLGGTEALKNFLLESDCVGFLSTRSIMKELQHGELVILQFEGLRIERSFYFIQRKGETSELNKRFIKMARSLYN; encoded by the coding sequence ATGCTTTCTACCCGTCACGAGGTTTTTATGGAAGTAGCCCACCAGAAGAGCTTCTCAAAGGCCAGCCAGGTATTGTTCATTTCCCAGCCCGCTGTGAGTAATCACATAAAAGGATTGGAAGAACAATACAAAACCAAACTGTTTGAGAGAAAAGGACTGCAGATAGAACTCACAGAAGCAGGGCATTTACTGTATAACAGGCTCTTAGCAGTGCGGCTCATACAAAAGGAAACGGAATTTGACATTTCCGTGATGCACGACAAACAACAGGCTACCGGCATCTTAAACCTTGGTGCCAGCACTACCGCCGCGCTGTATATTCTGCCCAGGGTAATGTCTGCCTTTCACAGGGAATATCCGCAGGTAGACATCTCCCTGCTGAACAGGAACAGTGAAATAGTATTACAGGCCTTGCTGGATAAAGAAATCAATATCGGCGTAACAGAAGAGAAGGGGAAACTCACTAATATTACTTACCAGCCTTTTGTGAAAGATCAGATCGTTGCAGTGTGCAGCCAGGATAATCCGCTGGCCAGGAAAAAAACATATAGTCTTAAGGAACTGTTAAATATGTCCGTAGCAATCAGGGAAAGAGGAAGTGGTACCCTGGAAGCAATAAAGAAAGGTTTAGCTAAAAGCAGGATACGCCTGAACGATTTGAAGATCAATATCAAACTGGGAGGCACCGAAGCCCTGAAAAACTTTCTGCTGGAATCTGATTGCGTAGGATTCCTCTCCACCCGGTCTATTATGAAAGAACTGCAGCACGGAGAACTGGTGATCCTTCAATTTGAAGGCCTGCGCATTGAAAGGAGCTTTTATTTCATTCAGCGAAAGGGAGAAACCAGTGAGCTGAACAAGCGTTTCATAAAAATGGCAAGATCGCTGTATAACTAA
- a CDS encoding Gfo/Idh/MocA family protein, with translation MKSFFCSLLLTGLYITSFAQQPIKVVVAGMNHDHIHTILRQYTQGKVNIIGIAEPNKQLQLKYGKQYRIPDSLFHDDLKKVLLSRKPDVVVGYNAVGEHLKVVQVCAPLGIPVMVEKPLAATLQQAKEIEKLATQYKIKVLTNYETTWYASYHDVYNTISKDSIGQIKKMVVHDGHQGPKEIGCSAEFLSWLTDPVLNGAGALNDFGCYGADLMTWLMKGQRPIAVTAITRRYKPEVYPKVDDDATILVEYPGATGLIEASWNWPFSIKDLEVFGVTGYLHALDGVNITSRMRENKKGVKVAEPLKAPFNDPIVYLTAVLRNELPGTDDLSSLKYNMIVMEILDAAKRSAASGKRIVL, from the coding sequence ATGAAATCCTTTTTTTGTTCCTTACTGTTAACAGGCCTGTATATCACCAGCTTTGCCCAACAACCCATAAAAGTAGTAGTGGCAGGTATGAACCACGATCATATCCATACCATTTTGCGGCAGTACACGCAGGGAAAAGTGAATATCATTGGTATTGCAGAACCCAATAAGCAGTTGCAGCTTAAATATGGCAAACAATACCGCATTCCGGATTCCCTTTTCCATGATGATCTGAAGAAGGTATTGCTAAGCCGGAAGCCGGATGTGGTGGTAGGATACAATGCAGTAGGAGAGCATCTGAAAGTGGTGCAGGTCTGTGCGCCGCTTGGCATTCCGGTGATGGTGGAAAAACCGCTGGCTGCTACTTTACAGCAGGCAAAAGAAATAGAGAAGCTGGCTACGCAGTATAAAATTAAAGTACTCACCAATTATGAAACTACCTGGTATGCATCTTACCACGATGTATATAACACCATCAGCAAAGACAGTATTGGCCAGATCAAAAAGATGGTGGTGCACGACGGACACCAGGGCCCCAAAGAAATAGGCTGCAGCGCGGAGTTTTTGAGCTGGCTCACTGATCCGGTATTGAACGGCGCAGGCGCTCTCAACGATTTTGGTTGTTATGGTGCAGACCTGATGACATGGCTGATGAAAGGGCAACGCCCTATTGCAGTAACGGCCATCACCAGGCGTTATAAACCGGAAGTATATCCCAAAGTTGACGATGATGCTACCATCCTGGTAGAATATCCCGGTGCTACAGGATTGATCGAAGCTTCCTGGAACTGGCCTTTCTCTATCAAAGACCTGGAAGTGTTTGGGGTAACAGGTTACCTGCATGCATTGGATGGTGTGAACATTACCAGCCGTATGCGGGAGAATAAAAAAGGGGTGAAAGTAGCAGAACCACTCAAAGCGCCCTTTAATGATCCGATCGTTTATTTAACGGCGGTATTGCGCAATGAACTACCCGGCACAGATGATCTTTCTTCTTTAAAATATAACATGATCGTAATGGAGATACTGGATGCTGCCAAACGTTCCGCAGCCAGCGGTAAACGAATTGTGTTATAA
- a CDS encoding alpha/beta fold hydrolase: MNNTESFKLTTPEATIFLQRLGSGPPLLLLHGFPQTHLMWRDVAPLLAKHFTVICADLRGYGRSSCPSSDAEHTPYAKRAMANDMVLIMEQLGFPKFSVAGHDRGGRVAYRLALDHPERVERLAVLDIIPTAEVWDRADKRLATSFWPWSLLSQPAPFPEILIANAPDAVIDNALNEWGTPGTVFPTKVRNAYIEPLRNNAHVHAICEDYRASVVLDYDHDRHDLSNGHRIKCPVLVLWSADSALDNWYKTDGGPLAIWRKWAYNVQGWPVSGGHFFPEEIPEETAIALTQFFL, encoded by the coding sequence ATGAATAATACTGAATCATTTAAACTAACAACACCTGAAGCAACGATATTTTTGCAAAGGCTTGGAAGCGGCCCCCCATTATTACTGCTGCATGGCTTTCCGCAAACACATCTGATGTGGCGGGATGTGGCACCTTTACTTGCAAAACATTTCACCGTGATCTGTGCAGACCTCCGGGGATATGGACGCAGCAGCTGTCCTTCTTCAGATGCAGAACATACTCCTTACGCCAAACGTGCCATGGCAAACGATATGGTTTTAATAATGGAACAGCTTGGCTTCCCGAAATTTTCAGTGGCGGGGCATGATCGCGGAGGGCGGGTTGCTTACCGGCTGGCACTGGATCACCCGGAACGTGTGGAGCGTTTAGCCGTACTGGATATTATACCTACTGCTGAAGTGTGGGACAGGGCAGATAAAAGATTGGCCACTTCTTTCTGGCCATGGTCGCTTCTTTCGCAACCGGCACCATTTCCGGAAATACTTATTGCCAACGCCCCCGATGCTGTAATTGACAATGCACTCAATGAGTGGGGAACACCGGGTACTGTTTTTCCCACGAAGGTGAGAAATGCCTATATCGAACCTTTGCGGAACAATGCACATGTACACGCTATCTGTGAAGACTACAGAGCCTCGGTTGTGCTCGACTATGATCATGACAGGCACGACCTCAGCAATGGCCATCGCATAAAGTGCCCTGTGCTGGTACTTTGGAGTGCAGACAGTGCATTGGATAACTGGTACAAAACAGATGGCGGTCCGCTGGCCATCTGGCGGAAATGGGCTTATAATGTACAGGGATGGCCTGTTAGCGGCGGACATTTTTTCCCGGAAGAGATCCCGGAAGAAACAGCGATTGCTTTAACGCAGTTCTTCTTATAA
- a CDS encoding carboxymuconolactone decarboxylase family protein, translated as METLLAPIEKPKGLIMKMVYFFTRRQFGKVLMPLKVHSARLPLAFGMFYGKVSQLDKKLQMSPEMAALIRVQVARINICLFCIDTGRWAAAKASMDVAKFDALDQYSTSSLFTDKERTALDYVTELTKDKTVNPIIFKRLANYYSEQEICEIVFLVASEHLYNLTNIGLNIHSDMLCDISKRK; from the coding sequence ATGGAAACATTACTTGCACCGATCGAGAAGCCGAAAGGCCTGATCATGAAAATGGTTTATTTCTTTACACGCCGCCAGTTTGGTAAAGTATTAATGCCTTTAAAAGTACATTCTGCCAGGTTGCCGCTCGCATTCGGCATGTTCTACGGAAAGGTTTCGCAACTGGATAAAAAGTTACAGATGTCCCCGGAAATGGCTGCCCTGATCCGTGTACAGGTGGCACGTATCAATATTTGCCTTTTCTGCATAGATACCGGCAGATGGGCTGCCGCAAAAGCATCTATGGATGTAGCTAAGTTCGATGCTTTAGATCAGTACAGCACCAGTTCGCTTTTCACTGATAAAGAAAGAACAGCACTCGATTATGTAACAGAACTAACGAAAGATAAAACAGTGAATCCCATCATCTTTAAACGTTTGGCCAATTATTATTCAGAACAGGAGATCTGCGAGATCGTTTTCCTTGTAGCCAGCGAACATCTCTATAACCTGACGAATATCGGGTTGAATATCCACTCGGATATGCTTTGTGATATCAGCAAAAGAAAGTAA
- a CDS encoding RNA polymerase sigma factor, which yields MRDELKHLFQQEFSKMVAVISKLFGLQHIETAEDIVSETFLLATETWEAKGIPPNPTAWLYLIAKQKTAHHFRRNKIFDQKIKPALSASQETEEAELNFSQENIKDSQLQMLFAVCNPAIASEAQIGLALRILCGFGIDEIAEAFLSNKEAINKRLFRAKEKLRTEKIKMELPPESEIAKRLDNVLHIIYLLFSEGYYSQTQNQVLQKDLCLEAMRLGLMLTAYEKTNLPKTNALIALMCFHASRFDARQTNEDTLVLYEQQNEALWDTVLIHQGRHFLERSAQGDEISSYHLEAKIAAWHCIKEDSPEKWEDILQLYNQLLMVNYSPSVALNRTFALYKANGQKEALAEAEKLKLENNHFYHLLLGELYKGIDNGKALLNLQKAYDLAKTQPEKQGIREKIRQLS from the coding sequence ATGAGAGACGAATTAAAACATCTGTTCCAGCAGGAATTCAGCAAAATGGTGGCTGTTATCAGTAAACTGTTCGGGTTACAGCATATAGAAACAGCAGAAGACATTGTGAGCGAAACTTTCCTGCTGGCAACAGAAACGTGGGAAGCAAAGGGTATTCCCCCCAACCCTACTGCCTGGTTGTATCTTATTGCCAAGCAAAAAACAGCACATCATTTCAGAAGGAATAAGATCTTCGATCAAAAGATAAAACCGGCACTATCTGCCAGCCAGGAAACAGAAGAGGCAGAATTGAACTTCTCCCAGGAGAATATTAAAGACAGCCAGCTGCAGATGCTCTTTGCCGTCTGCAATCCCGCTATTGCCAGTGAAGCTCAGATAGGACTGGCTTTACGCATCCTCTGCGGTTTTGGCATTGATGAAATAGCAGAAGCATTTCTCTCCAACAAAGAAGCCATTAATAAACGGTTATTCAGGGCAAAGGAGAAGCTGCGGACAGAAAAGATAAAGATGGAATTGCCACCGGAAAGCGAAATAGCCAAACGGCTGGATAATGTGCTGCATATTATCTACCTGCTGTTCAGCGAAGGATATTATTCCCAAACGCAAAACCAGGTGCTGCAGAAAGACCTCTGTTTAGAGGCCATGCGGCTTGGTTTGATGCTCACTGCATATGAGAAGACCAACCTGCCTAAAACCAATGCATTGATTGCACTCATGTGTTTCCACGCTTCCCGGTTTGATGCAAGGCAAACGAATGAAGATACCCTGGTATTATATGAGCAACAGAACGAAGCCTTATGGGATACTGTGTTGATCCATCAGGGCCGGCATTTCCTGGAGCGCTCTGCACAGGGAGATGAGATCAGTTCTTATCACCTGGAAGCAAAGATCGCTGCCTGGCATTGTATCAAAGAAGATAGCCCGGAAAAATGGGAGGACATCCTACAATTGTACAATCAATTACTGATGGTGAATTATTCTCCCAGTGTAGCCCTTAACAGAACATTTGCGCTGTATAAAGCCAACGGACAAAAAGAGGCGCTGGCAGAAGCGGAAAAGCTGAAACTGGAAAACAATCATTTCTATCACCTGCTGCTGGGGGAACTCTATAAAGGTATTGATAACGGGAAAGCCTTGCTGAACCTGCAAAAAGCCTATGATCTGGCCAAAACCCAGCCGGAAAAACAAGGTATCCGGGAAAAGATCCGTCAGCTTTCCTAA
- a CDS encoding YciI family protein, translating into MKEFALLFRQPSFDYSNTPESEMKVLQKKWMDWTGGIAAQGRISGNGTRLALDGKVLKAGGVITDGPFVEIRERLGSFIIVKADSLEEATTLAHGCPVLDNGGSVEIRAIM; encoded by the coding sequence ATGAAAGAGTTTGCTTTATTATTCAGGCAACCCAGTTTTGATTATAGCAATACACCTGAAAGCGAAATGAAAGTACTGCAGAAAAAGTGGATGGATTGGACAGGTGGCATAGCAGCACAGGGCAGAATATCCGGCAATGGCACCCGCCTTGCACTGGATGGGAAAGTACTGAAAGCAGGCGGGGTTATTACAGACGGCCCGTTTGTGGAGATCAGGGAACGGCTCGGTAGTTTTATTATTGTGAAGGCAGACTCCCTGGAGGAAGCTACCACCTTAGCCCATGGCTGTCCTGTATTGGACAACGGTGGCAGTGTAGAGATCAGGGCTATTATGTAA
- a CDS encoding carboxymuconolactone decarboxylase family protein codes for MEQRINAFEKGQAAMKSLYGIGGYLNKSIVEQSIFHLIYFRVSQINGCAYCLDMHSKDLRAAGETEQRLYGLSAWRETPYFSERECAALAWAEAVTTLKDQVSDEVYYYVRKQFSEEELVDLTLAVTTINTYNRINIAFRVIPGGYQPGQYK; via the coding sequence ATGGAACAGAGGATTAATGCATTTGAAAAAGGACAGGCAGCGATGAAATCCTTATATGGTATCGGCGGCTATTTAAACAAGTCAATCGTAGAGCAATCCATTTTTCACCTGATCTACTTCAGGGTATCTCAGATCAATGGCTGCGCTTACTGTCTTGATATGCACTCCAAAGATCTCCGCGCTGCAGGAGAAACAGAACAACGTTTGTATGGCCTCAGCGCATGGAGAGAAACCCCTTATTTTTCAGAAAGGGAATGTGCCGCGCTCGCCTGGGCAGAAGCCGTTACAACACTTAAAGACCAGGTATCCGATGAAGTGTATTATTATGTACGCAAGCAATTTTCAGAAGAAGAACTGGTAGACCTCACACTGGCAGTTACTACCATCAATACTTACAACCGCATTAATATTGCCTTCAGGGTAATTCCGGGAGGCTACCAACCCGGTCAGTATAAATAA
- a CDS encoding sugar phosphate isomerase/epimerase family protein: protein MKRSSFLRTLMAVPALAVTPKSLHGAPAPVRSRLKISLNAYSFNTPLRDGSMSLDDMLEFCAGTPIQAVDITGYYFPGYPAVPKDEYIYHIKRKAFRLGLDISGTGVRTDFTNPDKQKRLADVQLVKDWIECAAKLGAPVIRIFSGTLETNNWKEVAAYMMEDVKACIAHGQKHGVMVGIQNHNDFIKTADHVHQISKMVDSEWFGIILDTGSYRTGDPYQQIADTARYAINWQLKENVFINGVEQPADLNKIINAVKASGYQGYLPIETLGAGDPRVKVPVFVEKVRKALG from the coding sequence ATGAAACGCAGTTCCTTTCTGAGAACACTGATGGCTGTTCCGGCATTGGCCGTTACCCCTAAGAGCTTACACGGCGCCCCTGCTCCTGTGAGATCAAGGCTCAAGATCAGCCTGAATGCTTATTCCTTCAATACTCCCTTACGCGATGGCAGTATGAGCCTGGACGATATGCTGGAATTTTGCGCAGGCACTCCTATCCAGGCCGTAGATATTACAGGTTATTATTTCCCCGGATACCCCGCTGTTCCGAAAGATGAATACATCTATCATATCAAACGGAAAGCGTTCCGGCTGGGACTGGATATCAGCGGTACCGGCGTACGGACGGATTTTACCAACCCAGACAAACAAAAACGGCTGGCGGATGTTCAGCTGGTGAAAGACTGGATCGAATGCGCGGCCAAACTGGGGGCACCAGTGATCAGGATCTTTTCAGGCACACTGGAAACTAACAACTGGAAGGAAGTGGCTGCCTATATGATGGAAGATGTAAAAGCCTGTATTGCGCATGGCCAAAAACATGGGGTGATGGTGGGCATTCAGAACCATAACGACTTCATCAAAACAGCAGACCATGTACACCAGATCAGCAAAATGGTGGATTCTGAATGGTTCGGGATCATCCTGGACACCGGCAGTTATAGAACAGGCGACCCTTACCAGCAAATTGCAGATACCGCCAGGTATGCCATCAACTGGCAACTGAAAGAGAACGTATTTATCAATGGCGTGGAACAACCTGCAGACCTTAACAAAATTATCAATGCTGTTAAAGCCTCCGGTTACCAGGGCTACCTGCCCATTGAAACCCTGGGAGCAGGAGATCCAAGGGTTAAAGTACCGGTATTTGTAGAAAAGGTTAGAAAGGCACTAGGCTGA
- a CDS encoding TlpA family protein disulfide reductase has translation MKIILTFLLALYGILPAAAQYAMVHGEIKNLTKDTITLVLLHDQVTGNMQPFRIAVVNGQFKTNLYIPKAVYFALSDDKNYTHGLLQPGDDITIRYDFEDKNGTLQITGKGSEKSIFYQRFATLKKEIRNNAGVDSIAKATYQQLGSLRNTMNNDSYHLLYAHFTGMLQSNKYFTTGVLSPYKDNFYTSFNYVNDVYNILSQHYAGIDPIARLDTISRVLPPKLRQPVLTLALRYDVKQPSDSLVNAVLEDDTYRQYILKKVAAERKFKKGMTAPDFSLENDKGEKVTLQDFKGKVVFIDFWFASCVPCQQMFERLKPLKAQYAGNKDLVFLCVSIDEKGVWMKAKGEVQAEHLYTNNKGRYHPVLKDYNVDGYPTVYIIGKDGLIFDEAPSGYPELLQPQLEAALKK, from the coding sequence ATGAAAATAATCCTCACCTTCCTGCTGGCGTTATACGGGATACTACCTGCCGCTGCCCAGTATGCCATGGTACATGGAGAGATAAAAAATCTCACCAAAGACACTATCACCCTTGTACTCCTGCACGATCAGGTAACAGGTAATATGCAACCCTTCAGGATTGCCGTAGTGAACGGACAATTCAAAACAAACCTCTACATTCCAAAGGCTGTATACTTTGCTTTATCCGACGATAAGAACTACACCCACGGTTTATTGCAACCCGGAGACGATATTACTATCCGGTACGATTTTGAGGATAAGAACGGCACACTGCAGATCACCGGAAAAGGTTCTGAAAAGAGTATATTCTACCAGCGTTTCGCTACCTTAAAAAAGGAAATAAGGAATAATGCAGGTGTGGATAGTATCGCAAAAGCCACCTATCAACAACTGGGCAGCCTGCGCAATACCATGAACAATGACAGCTACCACCTCCTGTATGCGCATTTTACAGGCATGCTGCAATCCAACAAATACTTTACTACCGGCGTACTATCTCCTTATAAGGATAACTTCTATACTTCTTTCAACTATGTGAACGATGTGTATAATATCCTTTCACAGCATTACGCAGGTATAGATCCTATCGCAAGATTAGATACCATCTCCCGGGTACTGCCTCCTAAGCTCCGGCAGCCAGTGCTTACCCTCGCTCTGCGGTATGATGTCAAACAGCCCTCAGATTCACTGGTGAATGCAGTTTTAGAGGATGATACCTACAGGCAATATATCTTAAAGAAAGTAGCTGCTGAAAGGAAATTCAAAAAAGGGATGACAGCGCCTGATTTCTCACTTGAAAATGATAAAGGAGAAAAGGTAACACTCCAGGATTTTAAAGGGAAGGTAGTATTCATCGATTTCTGGTTTGCCTCCTGCGTACCCTGCCAGCAAATGTTCGAGCGGTTGAAACCTTTAAAGGCACAATATGCAGGGAATAAGGACCTGGTATTCCTTTGCGTGTCCATTGATGAAAAAGGAGTCTGGATGAAAGCAAAGGGCGAAGTACAGGCAGAACATCTGTACACGAATAACAAAGGCCGTTATCATCCTGTGCTCAAAGATTATAACGTAGATGGATATCCCACTGTTTATATCATCGGGAAGGACGGATTAATTTTCGATGAAGCACCTTCCGGTTACCCGGAATTATTACAACCACAACTGGAAGCGGCTTTGAAAAAATAA